ACCCCGATATATCGGAAGAATGTCGGGGTGCGCCGCCGCCCACGCCCCAGCAGGGGAGACGATGTCGTCCACGGCGACGAGCTGGAAAAGCAGGGGCAAGGGGAATGCGAAGCTGTAGGTGACCTAGGGGTGGGTTGAGCAGGCCATGCCCATGATTGCCTGGCGTTCTCGGAGGTGAAAGCGGGGGCTTCGAACTCCGCGAAGCTATAAGGGAGTCCAGAGGGCCGAAGGCCCTTTGGCCGCCGGAGGCATCCTGAAACCTCTTCCAGCCTCTTCTCTTACTGTGTCCCGCAGCACTGCACGCTCTTGGGCGCGCGGCACTCGCCCCAGGGGGCGTCCACGGTGGCGATGATGCAGCCGGGCTGGGCGTCGAAATTCAGGCGCAGGGAGGCCATGTTGCCCTGCCATGCCTTGCTGGTGACCACCACGTCCTTGTCGAAGACCTGACAGTAGAACTCGGTGAATTTTGCGGCGTAGTGGGTGTTGAAGACGTACACGTCGTCACGCCTGCCCACGAAGCGGAACTCGCTGACATTCTTGCAGGTCAGCGCGGCCAGGGCTTCGCCAAGCACGCAACGCAGAACCATTTCCTGGTCCATGGCGATGGCCTTGGGCTCGGGGAGAAGGGCGGCCAGCAGCAGCAGGGTGGCGAGGGCGTGTTTCATGCCGTCAGCCATGCACGAAACATGCCCGTCAATCCAACTCGTATTCGGTCATCCAGTCCGCGTCGTCGGGCAGCGGGGGCTGGTCGGCCTTGCTGAACAGGCAGTCGCCCAGGACGAGGTGGTCCATCTCCGTGCGCATGAAGCAGCGGTAGGCGTCCTCGGGGGTGCAGACGATGGGCTCGCCGCGCACGTTGAAGCTGGTGTTCACCAGCACCGGGCAGCCCTGGGTGCGGCGGAAGGTGTCCAGCAGCCGCCAGTAGCGCGGGTTCACATCCCTGTTGACGCTCTGGATACGCGCGGAGAAGTCCACGTGGGTGATGGCGGGCACGTCGGAGCGGGGCACATAGAGCCTGTCCCACATGCCGAGCTCGTTGTAGCCTTCGGGCAGGGGCTTGCGGTGTTCAGGGCGCACCGGGGCGACAAGGAGCATGTAGGGCGAGGGGCGGTCGATCTCGAAATAGTCGCCTATGGCCTCCTCCATGACGGAGGGGGCGAAGGGCCGGAACCCTTCGCGGTACTTGATCTTCAGGTTGAGCTTCTTTTGCATCTCGGGGTTGCGCGGGTCGCCCAGGATGGTGCGGTTGCCCAGGGCGCGCGGGCCGTACTCCATGCGGCCCTGGAACCAGCCCACCACGTCGCCGTTGGCCAGCAGCCCGCAGACCTTCTCGCAGAGCCCGTCGTAGTCGGAGAAGTGGGTGTAGGGAGCGTGGTGCCGGGCGGCAACACGGCGCACGTCCGGGAAGGAGAACTCAGGCCCCAGGTAGGAGCCCGCCATGGCGTCGCGCTTCGAGGGGGTGCGCTCCGCGCCCTTCCAGACGTGCCAGGCGGTGAGCGCCGCGCCGAGCGCGCCGCCCGCGTCGCCCGAGGCGGGCTGGATCCAGACGTCGTCGAAAGTCCCTTCGCGCAGCAGCTTGCCGTTGGCCACGCAGTTGAGCGAGACGCCGCCGGCCATGACCAGGTTGCGGCAGCCGGTGATCTCCCTGGCGGTGCGGGCCAGGCGCAGCACGCCCTCCTCGGTGACCTGCTGGATGGCCAGGGCGAGGTCCATGTAGTCCTGGGTCAGCTCGGTCTCGGCGGCACGCCTGGGCAGGCCGAACAGGCGCTCCCAGGACTCGTCGCGGCACATCTTCAGGCCCGTGGCGAAGCCGAAGTGCTCCATGTTCAAAAGCAGCGAGCCGTCGGGGCGCAGATCCACCAGGTTGTCCAGGATGACGCGCACGTACTCGCGCACGCGCTCGCCGTCGGGGTTGCCGTAGGGGGCCAGGCCCATGAGCTTGTATTCCCCGGAGTTCACCTTGAAGCCGCAGAAGTAGGTGAAGGCGGAGTAGAGCAGGCCCAGCGAGTGGGGGAAGTCAAGCTCGCGCAGGAAGGTGATGTCCTTGCCCTTGCCGTGGCCGATGGCCGTGGTGGTCCACTCGCCAACGCCGTCGATGGTCAGG
The sequence above is drawn from the Fundidesulfovibrio soli genome and encodes:
- a CDS encoding carbamoyltransferase, producing the protein MPEAILGISAYYHDSAAALIMDGAIVAAAHEERFTRVKHDASFPTNAAAYCLAEAGLSLRDLEAVAFYDKPFLKFERLLETYHGYAPSGMVSFLSAMPVWIKEKLFMSRMLTQEFAKLGPGKPRVLFPEHHLSHAASAFFPSPFEEAAILTIDGVGEWTTTAIGHGKGKDITFLRELDFPHSLGLLYSAFTYFCGFKVNSGEYKLMGLAPYGNPDGERVREYVRVILDNLVDLRPDGSLLLNMEHFGFATGLKMCRDESWERLFGLPRRAAETELTQDYMDLALAIQQVTEEGVLRLARTAREITGCRNLVMAGGVSLNCVANGKLLREGTFDDVWIQPASGDAGGALGAALTAWHVWKGAERTPSKRDAMAGSYLGPEFSFPDVRRVAARHHAPYTHFSDYDGLCEKVCGLLANGDVVGWFQGRMEYGPRALGNRTILGDPRNPEMQKKLNLKIKYREGFRPFAPSVMEEAIGDYFEIDRPSPYMLLVAPVRPEHRKPLPEGYNELGMWDRLYVPRSDVPAITHVDFSARIQSVNRDVNPRYWRLLDTFRRTQGCPVLVNTSFNVRGEPIVCTPEDAYRCFMRTEMDHLVLGDCLFSKADQPPLPDDADWMTEYELD